Proteins from a genomic interval of Elusimicrobiota bacterium:
- a CDS encoding glycosyltransferase family 39 protein codes for MENVKKYLIKEEWFVLAFLAVLTFVKVIFAATLNLVPDEAYYWVCSQNTALSYFDHPPIIMQVIRLGTGVLGTTELGVRAGSLVISLLVTLIGYLTVMEFTTKKVAGFTVVVLLNIIPIFFVGSILATPDLPLMLFWSLGIYFLVKLVKTSDEKYWYLLAVFIGFGLLSKYMIVLILATLGVVVVFFKPYRKLLGLKQLVLFTGIVVLIASPVIIWNATHNWASFGFQLKHGLQTYESKPLENLILFFGGQLFIASPVLWTLFLGTVLWYFYKAVKYRNPLLIILSLPFITGIVFFAYTSTRARVEPNWPVTSYFMACILLALWYTENKGKWYVKTIVLTGVVFSVFQTCIIFYPRFSGVYSKKIENEVYRHVYGWQEWATTIAVLAERASPSNSSDMYIFTPQYQLASELRFYLTKTGSVYKNKIICRNLNSRVSGFDYFQKEPVFKTGDNALGLETSEGVIGSYFAESVNLEPVEVRYHNTMIRKTHTLLLKQFKGGIFP; via the coding sequence ATGGAAAACGTGAAAAAATATTTGATCAAAGAAGAATGGTTTGTCTTAGCATTTCTTGCTGTGCTAACTTTTGTTAAGGTTATATTTGCTGCAACGCTTAATCTGGTACCGGATGAAGCGTATTATTGGGTATGTTCGCAAAACACTGCATTAAGTTATTTTGACCATCCCCCGATTATTATGCAAGTCATAAGGTTAGGGACAGGTGTTTTGGGGACAACCGAACTTGGTGTACGCGCGGGATCTTTGGTCATATCTCTTCTAGTAACACTTATAGGGTATCTCACTGTTATGGAGTTCACAACAAAAAAAGTTGCGGGATTTACCGTTGTTGTACTACTTAACATCATTCCAATATTTTTTGTAGGGTCAATTCTTGCAACACCTGACTTGCCGTTGATGCTATTCTGGTCTTTAGGAATATACTTTTTAGTGAAACTAGTGAAAACAAGTGATGAAAAGTACTGGTACCTTTTAGCAGTCTTCATAGGATTTGGGTTATTGTCTAAGTATATGATAGTACTTATACTCGCAACACTTGGTGTTGTGGTAGTATTCTTCAAACCGTACAGAAAATTATTGGGATTAAAACAGCTGGTATTATTTACAGGGATTGTTGTTTTAATAGCTTCACCGGTAATCATATGGAATGCCACACATAATTGGGCGTCATTCGGGTTTCAGTTGAAACATGGTTTACAAACATATGAGAGCAAACCGTTAGAAAACCTGATACTATTCTTTGGCGGGCAACTTTTTATTGCAAGCCCGGTACTATGGACATTATTTTTGGGTACAGTGTTATGGTATTTTTATAAAGCGGTGAAGTACCGTAACCCGTTATTAATAATTCTATCGTTACCTTTTATTACAGGCATTGTTTTCTTTGCGTACACAAGTACGCGTGCAAGAGTTGAGCCTAACTGGCCGGTAACATCATACTTTATGGCATGTATACTCTTAGCTTTATGGTATACTGAAAATAAAGGGAAATGGTATGTAAAAACTATTGTCCTAACGGGTGTGGTATTCAGTGTTTTCCAAACATGTATAATATTTTATCCGCGTTTTAGCGGTGTGTACAGTAAAAAAATAGAGAATGAAGTGTACCGGCATGTCTATGGCTGGCAGGAATGGGCAACTACTATTGCAGTACTTGCTGAACGCGCATCACCGTCTAACAGTAGTGATATGTATATATTTACTCCGCAGTACCAGTTAGCATCTGAATTAAGGTTTTATCTTACAAAAACAGGGTCTGTTTATAAAAACAAAATTATTTGCAGGAATCTTAACTCACGGGTAAGTGGATTTGATTATTTTCAAAAAGAGCCTGTGTTTAAAACGGGTGATAACGCGTTGGGATTAGAGACTTCTGAAGGTGTCATTGGTAGCTATTTTGCAGAATCTGTTAATCTTGAACCA